A region of the Ctenopharyngodon idella isolate HZGC_01 chromosome 2, HZGC01, whole genome shotgun sequence genome:
CCCAAGATACTGATGCAAGAATCAAACGCACATGTGAGCATCACGTGTCCCCCTCCCCCAGTCCCGATGtaagtatttgttttatttgattttttgtcTTTAGATAAATGTAGAAGACCTTTGATTTATGAAAAATCAGTTCTGTTTTGCTGATGAAACATTCCCATTTTCAGAAGCATACTGGAATAATTTGGGCAGTTAGCCTGGCACTGTCAGTCATGTGGGATATTGTCTCCTGATTGATTATTGTCTGTCTCCAAGTGGCACCATGATGCTTTGATGTAACAATGGAACATTGATTGAAAAACATCACAGCACTGCATGAGTCACACTTTGTCCCTGTCTGCTCTCCTTTTATGCACAGATCACAGTCTTTAAATGACCATTACAATATGAATTCTTGGTTGTTTTTAATATCCAAATGCTTGAGTGcacattttgtaatgtttttttttaatgaaccatGATAGTTCCCTTTAgtcattcttttttatttattttctttgcagTTATTTGTTGTGGTAAATCAAGTGGAGTCCGGACTTCACAGTTCACTGCTTTTTGTCCTTTCCTATTACTCTGTGCGCCTGATGCACTGTTCCTGGAACAAAAGCAGGATCATTTGTGCTTGTTAGAGTTGTCTGAGCACGACAATGATTATATTATCCAGCTTTTGAGGCTGAACTTTTCCCTGCTTCCTTCCCAATTCGTGAAATGGTTTATATAATGAAATTGTTTATGATaaatttatgttatttttatttttagtagatTCTGATTGATAATAAGTATTTGTTGTGACAGAATTTAGAAAGGAGCTGTGATTTTCTGCTGTGattcagttgttgtttttgaattttcataatttctttaataACCTTTATTGCTTTTTTGTTATATGTAACATACATTGTCTTTCAATTTATAtcgtcttttatttttttatatatatatatatatatatatatatataatatagtattttaAAGCAAGTCACCACTTccctaaaaatatttaacgttttaatattttaactttatcaaaaataataaatgttcattttttatattttccatagTAACCACTAGAGGGAGTAATTTATCTATATTCATCTTCAGGAAGTCAATGTCTGACACCAAAAATTGGGTGATGCTCTATTTTTATCATCCTGGAGATGTGTGTCACTCTTGCTTAtacacttttacacttttatctcCTCACATCGCATATAATGGACCACAGGGAAACAGATGGACAAACATTTTTACTACTTTTTACATAGCGCTGTTGCTAGAATAAACTCTAAACTAGAATTAACCCTTACTATTGTAAGCACACAACTGCCCTATATGTGGCTGTCTTATGATGCAATTCTTCTGTAAGATATCATCACTGTAGCCTCATTGACATGCGTTATCACAGATTACAGGAAAGCCTAGTCTTTCAGTGATCTAAATGTGGCCAGTAGTTTACAGAATTAGAGAATTCATTGTAagtgtgtatttttgtaatttagttGTAAATTAACTGGATGAACTTGACAACGGGGCACATTCTAAATACTCAAACGTGCCCTTTAACCTGTTGCAATGGCAACCAATGTAACACCAAAAGTGTTAGGTGTACTTTTAGGGAGGGtgggtaaaaatatatatgtatatatatatttaggtcaataaatgtaatttttctggTGAAACATAtggtgtgtttttaaaaaagagttCATTGTGGGTGTGTATTGAGTGCGTATGACAACCTTCCTTCGTGTTTTAAATATAGTTGTCATTTTGTTTGGCTCCAAATGCTCCATTACTCAATGCGGTACTCTTGGCATTCTGACAGCATGAACGCCACAATGTTTGTTTGAAACATGCCTAAAAACCTTTCACACACTTTTTACCTTAGGAGAGTCATCTGAGCATGTGACACTCAACACGTGACTAGTAGCTTAGGCATTTATGCAAATTATTCaacctttttttgtttgtttgtttgtttagatcTGTCTTGCTTTATTTTACTACCATATGTGAGTTTTGTTCTATTGCTGTCTGTCGTTCAACATGTAAACAAATATGCGTCCTACGTGAAAAATGAGAGAAATTTACAAGACCACACACCATGAGGTGGTCCCGTAATTACAGATTACAGCTTTGTTATTATGAATTTAATGCAGACTGTACACATAATTGAGAGCTGTTCAAATGTAGAATTACATAATGTAGAAGCATAGTACagcaattcatttaattaaaaatactctCCTACTATTCTTATCCTATTTTACCTCATTGTTATGGATCATATTATTCAGTATTGTTTGaacatgttaaataatattaatgttgaacaAACGTTACAATGTattgtgtatgcatgtgtgtctgCGGGTGTgcgtgtgaatgtgtgtgtgttcagcaaGTCCCAAGTCCAAGACAAACTTCAATTTGGGGTGACAGTATTATCCTAAAGTCATATTGACATGATGTCATAGGGAATGGCTACTTTACGTGTAGTTTCATAGTGGGTGTAGATGAGCAATCCTCTCCGGTGAGGCGTGGCCTGTACCTGTATAAATGAAAGCATGTCTGGAATGTCATTCATTGCACTGACCAACACAAAGACAGCACAAACAAAAAGAACTTGCCATGCAGAACTCAGTAGCACAGTGCTTTTTCCTTTCTGTTGGGGCTGTTATTTTTAGCTCTTGTCTGAGAGAGTCTACAGCTCAACTAGATCATGAGGAAACATACACGGGCCTGCAGCTTGAGGCTCTGAAGTCTATTATTCTGGAGTACCTGGGGATGGACGCACCACCCAGGCCTGGAGGAAGAGCTTCTCACCAGGACTTGGTCAGGATGTACCGTCAGTATAGGAGAATTGGACAATTGCTTAAAGGGAATTCCAGTGAAGAACAAGAGCTTCAGCCTGCAAGAAGAGCCTCTACGGTGCTCTTTCCCACGACAGGTAAgcttttagtttaattatgtaaagtaaaaaagtttaattgtgtaatttaaaagcatgtttttttaaaatccacttttaattaatatatatatacacacacaaacatacatacatacaatttactatatatattaggggtgtaacaatatatcatgtcacaatatatcgcaatacaaaaatgcaacaatatatatcatggatagtgacaatattgtgtatagttcacccaaaatgaaaattactgtgtgaggaaaaaattcaagtttacagagttttagtgtcaaTACTACATTAAACTATAATATATGTCGaatgtaatgtataataatgggggaatatttgtgggtcctgatcatgccaaatgtcttgtgttaccagtaaaaagtggcctacattattttaaatatgtctattcaatgacagagtgcaagcatatttatatttttctgtattttcagcttcagaatcatgaatatttatatCCTGGTGTCaacattgtcctgtgcattgggttgccagcaccaagtccaagccatttccacccccaatgtaataccaaatttagcattttaatcaacagttaaTTTTTTGTTACCCTTTTACCAAATGTCTTGAAGTATCACAATAATATTgtatcgtgagttcagtatcaTGATATGtatcgtgacatgagggtatcgttacatcccatatatatatatatatatatatatatatatatatatttggtttaaggatatgtatatattaattgGACTCAAAtggatgaaaaaataaattgtatgtatttatttgtatgtagTTTGTATTGTCTAATTtcagttttttgttattttgaacttgcttttaatgttttttttttctcacttaaCTGAATGTAGTAAAGTCAATATttgttatgtgtatgtgtgtgtgtgtgtgtatgtgtgtctatcaatatatacatgcacaaaacaaatatacacatgtatatttgtatttaattgaaTACATATATTTACTGTACTCGAggattcaaaattaaaatacataatttttttatttggtatatatactgtatttgttttgcattgtctaatttcagtttttctgtattattttcCTAACAGTACAGCCTCTGAATTCCAGCATGGATTCAAGGCAGCAGTGGTTCAGagctgctttccagaagaaCGCACACATCAAAACTGGAGTCAACCTTAAACGCGCAAGGCTGCAAATTAAGAGACCACGCTTGGATAAAATTACACCCGGCCAGCCATGGCTATCAAAAGACATTGTGGTTAGAATACATAAACCTCTTAGTTTTCATAAAGAGACTGTAATTCGTGCAAGGCACTTGAACTCTCGGGTTGTCACGTTGGATTTAACAGTTGCGGTTGAGAAGTGGCTTAAGGACACAAGTGCTGAGCTTTTAGTTGTTGAAATTTGCCTTCTCAAAAAACAAGAAGTGGGTACACAATCCATGCCTCTGCTTGTTTTACAACTTGAACAAGCAGTGAGGAGAAGCAGGAGAGCTCTCTCTACTAAGGAGGAAAGTGTTGAGGATGAAGGTCACTGCAGGCGAAAGTCATTAAATGTTTCCTTCAAAGAGATCGGCTGGTCAGACTGGGTTATCGCTCCTTCGGGCTATACTATGCACTACTGTGAGGGTTCCTGTCCACATAGTTATAAAGCTGCCAGTATGCATACTCTAGTTAAGTCTCGTCTGCATCTTATGTCCAAAGGAACAACACCCGGGCCTTGCTGCGTTCCAGCTGCCTATGAGCCAATGGTTCTCATGCACTATGACAGTCGTGGAAAGCTGAAACTCACACCTTTCAACGATTTGATAGTTAGTAAATGCCACTGTGCATGagcaatgtgtttttaaatgagaCTGATTATTAACTGAACAATAGAGAAGATGAAAAGGAGGCAAAATATCTAGTCgatgaaatgcaaataaatgttctCACACACATTTGGTTACATTCCTCAGGTTTATAAAATAGTTTGGCTTCTTCTGAAACCAGATGCCTGCTTACCTGTATACACTGACATGATGAATGGGTACTGTATTTTCACATGATTGACATACTGGAATATCaagttatttattgtaatttatttgaaaagttTTGTATCGTTTTTATTGGTTTGTTGCTGTGTTGCAAATGAATCGAAaccttttgtatttttgaaagaatgtaaataatgtgtatattataatatattttcagtttggTTGTTTAGCTTATGAATAATGGTTGAACAACTCACATTTCAATAAAGATGATTCAACATCCTCTCTGAATATAAGATGAACATCCTCgcttacaatatttttttgtgaaaccaAGTTTGAGCACCTATAAAAACTCTGGATGTTGTTAAAATCCACATTGAATTACCTCCTCGTGCTATTATATTGAGGAGACTAGACCATCAGATTGAATTATCTGTGTATGACTCACTCAGGTCatataacaatgaacaataaaatcAATTCACAATACGTTTTACATAAAGTGGAAACTTTTAAATTATGGTCAACATTTTACAATATCCGCTCAGATGAAGATAATATTTCAAGGTGAGGTCATGCCATAAATATCTATAAAAGATATTTATCCATGTTATCCAATAATAAAGATAGCCCAGGTCTTACATCTGTAGCCTTGAAAGCACACATAAGTGTCATTGGCCTTGACCGAAGAGTGAATGTACTCTGAAGCAAGCACAGTGGAGGCATGAGTTCAGTTGTGACTCAGTATTTACATAATACTGTGTCACTGGTGTCACTGTATTTATGTGTCCATAAATATTTGTTGTCTTTTTGACTCTGCAGGATTTTGCTGactgtaaatatttttgagatacattaactaatgtattGTTTTGACACAATGTAATCATTTCATTGATAATGATATATAATAATTGTAATCACCACACAATCAAGCATAAAGCAATAAACAAATTGACTTCCTTGTACTTCTTATTACTGTCATTTCATTTACTTCAAAGAGAAGGAACCGGCTCATACatcaataaaactgttttagtAAATGTTCTGACTGACGTATGATAAAACAGTGTGGCAAAATAAACAAGTAATTGCTCTCTACGTCTTAAGTATGTGGATATGGTAGAACTTTGGTAAGGAAATTCACCTCAGCATATCTGGCTGTGCCAATAACCTGGAAACACAGTTTGGATGAAATGTGTGTCAGTAGTCTAGGACTACTGAAATCCCATAGAAAGTCACTAGACAAAGGTTTTGATGCCAGGATTGTAATATAGGCAATTTGTGTATATTCaggattttctttattttaaattttgacatttttcacatgtattatttaatttttttattattattttttttttttttttacatattattatatttttaacatgtaTGCTTTATTAGACCTGTTCAAATGCTCGTTAACGCAAaaatctaatcagccaatcacatggcagcaactcagtgcatttaggcatggagacatggtcaagacaatctgctgaagttcaaactgaacatcagaatggggaagaaaggtgatttaagtgactttgaatgtggcgTGGAGTATTTCagaactgctgatctactggggcACACACAACCATCTGggttttcacacacaaccatcagaatggtctgaaaaagagaaaatatccagtgaaaggcagttctgtgggcaaaaatgccttgttgatacCAGAGTGGATACCCTTTTgtcctgtatacagtagccagtaTAAATGTCAAACAGATTTATCCTTTACACTAGATATaataaagtaccatcacttcaAAAGAATTATACTTGAAACCAGATGTCTGATGAGTCTCAGAGGAGAATGACAGGACGATAGTTCGAGccgatagaaaggcaacagtaactcaaataaccacttttTACAATCGAGgtatgcagaagagcatctctaaacaaagacatgaaatcttgaagcagatgggctacagcaggtacactcttaaaaataaaggctttttattggcatcaatggttccatgaagaaactttgacatccatggaaccttccCATTTGAACTTGGCATGAACAACATGAGAGcgtggatccatcctgccttgtatcaatggTTTAGGCTGTTGGTGGTATAATGGTatgggggatattttcttgaCACACTTTGGGTCCCTTAGTACCAAATGAGAATCGTTTAAACGTCACAGCCTAAGTACCGCTGACCATCTCTTTATAACCACAATGTACCTATCTTCAATGTGATTTTAGTTACTTTGAATATGGCATGATTGTTGGTTGATGGTCTGGCACCAACCCGTCTGGCACtagctacttccagcaggataacgcaccatgtcacaaagctcaaatcatctcaaactggtttcttgaacatgacaatgagttcactatactcaaatggtctcaccagatctcaatccaatagagcacctttgggatgtggtggaacagGAGATTCGTATCATGCATGcgcagccgacaaatctgcagcaatcGCATGATGTTATCATGTCAGTATGGACCAAAACCTCTGAgaaatgtttccagcaccttgatgaatctatgccatgaagaattaaggcagttctgaaggcaaaaggggtacttttttcatttttaaataattctgaAGGCAAAAGTTTTCTTAGACATTTTTCAATTATAGCTGGAAATTACAGAAAACTCAGAGACAGTAATAAATTCTTAAACACTTTTATTGGAAAATTATGGCTTACTGTACATGACATTAATGATTAGGTTTTACTTTCCAACCCATTCTTACTGAAGCTAGACTATCACAAGTCATTCTTGCAATTTCACCTAAACCTTGTCTATGTCAACAGGTTAGATAAACTTACCTCACTGACAAGTTTAAAAAGTTGACAAGCACACTTCACACACCAAATATTTAGGTTTGCAAAGCATAAAAATGCATGATCATGATCAAAAAATATAAGACATAGTGCAAGTGAATCTCATACATATATTGAGCCCTGAGGCTTACTATCTGGAGGTTAGTGGGACTGGGCCAATGTAATGTTTAAACTCTGATCAATGGCCATTAACTGTAGGTTAATTAAAAGTCAACAACAATCTCATCTGAGATTGAGAAATATATCTGAAACAGTGAATTGTCAACAGGATATGCTGCAATTATTATATACTTTTTCAGAGAGATGTGTATATGAACAACACCAAGACTATGGCAAGCAAAGACTGAATTGTACATCTCTTATTGTGACATTCTGACGCCTTCTTGGTGCCATATAAACCCGCCCACTTGTCTAATGTTCCACCAGTTTCATTTAGTTGTGGAAGTGGAAAAGACACTCTCAGCTAATTTGTAGCTAATCACTGTGAGAAGATTTCAGTGAGTCACAGTGACATAAAGATCATAAGGCACAGTCAAGATGGATAGTTATTACAGTCACCTAATAGATAAAAAGCTTAGCTTAAAAAAGTTTTGTATggactaccattcaaaaattttgATTCTGTAAGATTTTCAACTGTTTTTTGAAACAAgtctcttaaaatatattttaaaataaaatatattctaaaatataatttattcatgtgaaaaaataatctatttataatttattcacaATAATTCACAACATTTTcggcagtcattactccagtcttcagtgtcacatgatccttcagaaatcattctaatacgctgcttaaaatgtttgtggaaaccgtgatacatttttatcaggattctttgatgaatagaaagttcaaaagaacagcatttatttgaaatagaaatattttgtaacattataaatgtctttactgtcactttcgacCAATTTAAcgcataaaagtattaaattctttaaaaaaaaatctcattgaccccaaacttttgaacagtagtactcaaaaattaaacattaaaaacatgtgAAAAGTCCAGCATATGGACCAGCATCTGAACTACATCAACTTAGCTATGTTGGTCCACCAAACCAGAATAAACCAGTCTGTACCAGCATGTAACATTCACTCTGGTCAAAGCTGGTCTTTTCAGCTGGAAATATTTGCAATCGGCAGAGACACCTGTTAAACTGTGATCAATGAGGTCATGATTATGCTTTGCTGTCTCACTGAGTTCAGTCAATAA
Encoded here:
- the LOC127502667 gene encoding growth/differentiation factor 3 isoform X2 — translated: MQESNAHVSITCPPPPVPISCLRESTAQLDHEETYTGLQLEALKSIILEYLGMDAPPRPGGRASHQDLVRMYRQYRRIGQLLKGNSSEEQELQPARRASTVLFPTTVQPLNSSMDSRQQWFRAAFQKNAHIKTGVNLKRARLQIKRPRLDKITPGQPWLSKDIVVRIHKPLSFHKETVIRARHLNSRVVTLDLTVAVEKWLKDTSAELLVVEICLLKKQEVGTQSMPLLVLQLEQAVRRSRRALSTKEESVEDEGHCRRKSLNVSFKEIGWSDWVIAPSGYTMHYCEGSCPHSYKAASMHTLVKSRLHLMSKGTTPGPCCVPAAYEPMVLMHYDSRGKLKLTPFNDLIVSKCHCA
- the LOC127502667 gene encoding growth/differentiation factor 3 isoform X1, with the translated sequence MQNSVAQCFFLSVGAVIFSSCLRESTAQLDHEETYTGLQLEALKSIILEYLGMDAPPRPGGRASHQDLVRMYRQYRRIGQLLKGNSSEEQELQPARRASTVLFPTTVQPLNSSMDSRQQWFRAAFQKNAHIKTGVNLKRARLQIKRPRLDKITPGQPWLSKDIVVRIHKPLSFHKETVIRARHLNSRVVTLDLTVAVEKWLKDTSAELLVVEICLLKKQEVGTQSMPLLVLQLEQAVRRSRRALSTKEESVEDEGHCRRKSLNVSFKEIGWSDWVIAPSGYTMHYCEGSCPHSYKAASMHTLVKSRLHLMSKGTTPGPCCVPAAYEPMVLMHYDSRGKLKLTPFNDLIVSKCHCA
- the LOC127502667 gene encoding growth/differentiation factor 3 isoform X3, whose translation is MDAPPRPGGRASHQDLVRMYRQYRRIGQLLKGNSSEEQELQPARRASTVLFPTTVQPLNSSMDSRQQWFRAAFQKNAHIKTGVNLKRARLQIKRPRLDKITPGQPWLSKDIVVRIHKPLSFHKETVIRARHLNSRVVTLDLTVAVEKWLKDTSAELLVVEICLLKKQEVGTQSMPLLVLQLEQAVRRSRRALSTKEESVEDEGHCRRKSLNVSFKEIGWSDWVIAPSGYTMHYCEGSCPHSYKAASMHTLVKSRLHLMSKGTTPGPCCVPAAYEPMVLMHYDSRGKLKLTPFNDLIVSKCHCA